Genomic DNA from Verrucomicrobiota bacterium:
CCGAAGGAATCCTGAGTTTAACCCAAGTTTTTTGAATCATGTCACGCCGTCGCCAAGCCGAAAAGAGGGAGTTCATCCCTGACCCGCGTTACCAAAGCCAGTTGGTCAGCCAGCTGATTAATATGGTAA
This window encodes:
- a CDS encoding 30S ribosomal protein S7, with the protein product MSRRRQAEKREFIPDPRYQSQLVSQLINMV